One window from the genome of Helicoverpa zea isolate HzStark_Cry1AcR chromosome 6, ilHelZeax1.1, whole genome shotgun sequence encodes:
- the LOC124630877 gene encoding GTP-binding protein 1, with the protein MDSIPDSPVKMSPLAEPEGFLESETDYSSIRGKMILVSPTADEYELLRKQLLERLESGNGEIIYDIGQGEDGRGLTEDEYSASVATLQSLVSGERVSCVELRRWDCGSGLTGQYLLRTELDHTDFMEIRVAVVGNVDAGKSTLLGVLTHGELDNGRGYARQRLFRHKHEMESGRTSSVGNDILGFDSMGNVVNKPDHGTLDWVKICEKSSKVITFIDLAGHERYLKTTVFGMTGHAPDFGMLMIGANAGIVGMTKEHLGLALALSVPVFVVVTKIDMCPPNVLQDNLKLLIRILKSSGCRKVPVMVKTKDDVIVSATNFVSQRLCPIFQVSNVTGENLELLTMFLNLLKTRMPSQDDKPAEFQIDDTYSVPGVGTVVSGTTLAGVIRLNDTLLLGPDPLGRFTPITVKSIHRKRMPVPEVRGGQTASFALKKIKRSQIRKGMVMVSPALNPQACWQFEGEILVLHHPTTISSRYQAMVHCGSIRQTASILSMSRDCLRTGDKALVRFRFIKHPEYLKRGQRMVFREGRTKAVGNVLRPEPAALKQPPRAGTARHERRQHHDKPDALPTHVQESDVTAADSPFEVQADKRGAAAGGAAGGGGGRRPRKRHDKPPDAPALAAAAN; encoded by the exons ATGGATAGTATACCAGACTCACCAGTCAAGATGAGCCCCCTCGCGGAGCCCGAGGGCTTCCTGGAGAGCGAGACGGATTATTCGAGCATCAGAGGAAAG ATGATACTGGTTAGCCCGACAGCTGATGAGTACGAGCTGCTACGTAAACAGTTGCTGGAGAGGCTGGAGTCAGGCAACGGAGAGATCATTTATGATATCGGACAAGGAGAAG ACGGGCGCGGTCTCACAGAGGACGAGTACAGCGCATCAGTGGCTACGCTACAGTCGCTGGTGAGCGGAGAGCGCGTGTCATGCGTGGAGCTGCGCCGATGGGACTGCGGCAGCGGCCTCACCGGCCAGTACCTGCTGAGGACTGAGCTCGATCATACGGACTTTATGGAGATCAG GGTGGCAGTAGTAGGCAACGTGGACGCGGGCAAGTCCACCCTGCTAGGCGTGCTGACACACGGGGAGCTGGACAACGGGCGCGGGTACGCTCGCCAGCGCCTCTTCCGACACAAGCACGAGATGGAGAGCGGCCGTACCAGCTCCGTCGGCAATGATATACTGGGCTTCGATAGTATGG GTAACGTAGTAAACAAACCAGACCACGGAACACTGGACTGGGTGAAGATCTGTGAGAAGTCGTCGAAGGTGATCACGTTCATAGACCTGGCGGGCCACGAGCGCTACCTCAAGACCACCGTGTTCGGCATGACGGGGCATGCGCCGGATTTCGGCATGCTTATG ATCGGTGCAAACGCAGGTATAGTAGGCATGACGAAGGAGCACTTAGGTCTTGCTCTCGCCCTCTCAGTACCAGTCTTCGTGGTGGTCACAAAGATCGACATGTGTCCCCCGAATGTTCTGCAAGACAACCTCAAGCTGCTCATCAGGATACTCAAGTCTTCCGGTTGCCGTAAGGTGCCTGTGATGGTGAAGACGAAAGATGACGTCATTGTTAGTGCTACCAACTTCGTGTCACAGAG GCTATGTCCAATCTTCCAAGTATCAAACGTGACAGGCGAGAACCTAGAGCTGCTGACGATGTTCCTAAACCTGCTGAAGACGAGGATGCCCTCGCAGGACGACAAGCCTGCCGAGTTCCAGATCGATGACACTTACTCAGTACCG GGTGTAGGCACAGTGGTGTCAGGCACGACCCTGGCGGGCGTGATCCGCCTCAACGACACGCTACTGCTGGGCCCCGACCCGCTGGGCCGCTTCACGCCCATCACCGTCAAGAGCATACACAGGAAGCGCATGCCCGTGCCTGAAGTGCGCGGAGGGCAGACTGCTAGCTTCGCGCTCAAGAAG ATAAAGCGGTCGCAGATTCGTAAAGGCATGGTGATGGTGTCTCCGGCGCTGAACCCGCAGGCGTGCTGGCAGTTCGAGGGAGAGATCCTCGTGCTGCACCATCCCACCACCATCTCCTCACGATACCAGGCTATGG TGCACTGCGGCAGCATCCGCCAGACGGCGTCGATCCTGTCGATGTCCCGCGACTGCCTGCGCACGGGCGACAAGGCGCTCGTGCGCTTCCGCTTCATCAAGCACCCCGAGTACCTCAAGCGCGGACAGAGAATG GTGTTCCGCGAAGGGCGCACGAAGGCGGTGGGCAACGTGCTGCGGCCCGAGCCCGCCGCGCTCAAGCAGCCGCCCCGCGCCGGCACCGCCCGCCACGAGCGGCGCCAGCACCACGACAAGCCCGACGCGCTGCCCACGCATGTC CAAGAGAGTGACGTGACAGCAGCAGACTCTCCGTTCGAAGTGCAGGCCGACAAGCGAGGCGCGGCCGCGGGAGGAgcagcgggcggcggcggcgggcggcggccgcGCAAGCGCCACGACAAGCCGCCCGACGCGCCCGCCCTGGCCGCCGCCGCCAACTAG
- the LOC124630878 gene encoding mediator of RNA polymerase II transcription subunit 9, whose amino-acid sequence MENNTDHSEQNNFSPITVQDVDVDFLPIVYEIIRSVERDFHDNSAKARESQDCSQRVLELQKKFDIARAQIKRLPGIDYNKQDQLKQFEILRTQLRLKRELLQKYRNMCSFETSFK is encoded by the exons ATGGAAAACAACACAGATCATTCCGAACAGAACAACTTTAGTCCTATTACTGTGCAGGACGTAGATGTAGATTTTTTACCGAttgtttacgaaataatacGAAG CGTTGAGAGGGACTTCCATGACAACTCTGCCAAAGCGAGGGAGTCTCAAGACTGTAGCCAAAGGGTGCTTGAATTACAGAAAAAGTTCGATATAGCGCGTGCTCAG ATAAAGCGCTTGCCTGGCATAGACTACAACAAGCAGGATCAGTTGAAGCAGTTTGAAATTCTGAGAACACAGCTCAGGCTGAAGCGTGAGCTCCTGCAGAAGTATCGTAATATGTGCTCGTTTGAAACATCATTCAAGTGA
- the LOC124630876 gene encoding ATP-dependent RNA helicase DHX8, whose amino-acid sequence MDEVAKLEHLSLVSKVCTELDNHLGLNDKDLAEFIIDIADKNPAFDSFKKALIENGAEFSDSFMTNLLRIIQHMKPSNTTQKAETSQEHSNPLANKFPGLAIPNEKPPKFSSDEESEEEDEKSTKRLTAKEIFKEESKADISDSVVDQAMAELEALAPSQGGPGKESKKDIPKEDIKKRERSHSRDRKDVSRRRERSRERDRDRKSRRSRSRDKRSSSRDRRSRSRDRRSRSRGRRSRSRNRDRDRRKRSRSRPTSSRHRSRDRQRRSKSRGRTSPSRGRSSPARGKRSPSREREHKYDYGKKSRKRSPEVEMSDDPEPGKIYNGRVANIVPFGCFVQIEGVRKRWEGLVHISQLRSEGRVTNVSDVVNRGDKVKVKVISVTGQKVSLTMKDVCQETGKDLNPTSHAHLEAEREGRNPDRPPPNATVLAGLQGGLDPDEDSSRKRVTRISSPERWEIKQMISSGVIDKSELPDFDEETGLLPKDEDGEADIEIELVEEEPPFLQGHGRALHDLSPVRIVKNPDGSLAQAAMMQSALSKERREQKMIQREQEMESLPMGLNKNWIDPLPESDGRALAANMRGTGITPQDLPEWKKHVIGGKKSSFGKKTNLSLLEQRQSLPIYKLRDELTKAVADNQILIVIGETGSGKTTQITQYLAECGLTARGKIACTQPRRVAAMSVAKRVAEEFGCRLGQEVGYTIRFEDCTSPETVIKYMTDGMLLRECLMDLDLKTYSVIMLDEAHERTIHTDVLFGLLKQAVQKRPELKLIVTSATLDAVKFSQYFFEAPIFTIPGRTFPVEVLYTKEPETDYLDASLITVMQIHLREPPGDILLFLTGQEEIDTACEILYERMKSLGPDVPELIILPVYSALPSEMQTRIFEPAPPGSRKVVIATNIAETSLTIDGIYYVVDPGFVKQKVYNSKTGMDSLVVTPISQAAAKQRAGRAGRTGPGKCYRLYTERAYRDEMLPTPVPEIQRTNLATTVLQLKTMGINDLLHFDFMDAPPVESLIMALEQLHSLSALDSEGLLTRLGRRMAEFPLEPNLSKILIMSVALQCSDEILTIVSMLSVQNVFYRPKDKQALADQKKAKFNQPEGDHLTLLAVYNSWRNNKFSNAWCYENFVQIRTLKRAQDVRKQLLGIMDRHKLDVVSAGKNTVRIQKTICSGFFRNAAKKDPQEGYRTLVDSQVVYIHPSSALFNRQPEWVIYHELVQTTKEYMREVTTIDPKWLVEFAPAFFKFSDPTKLSKFKKNQRLEPLYNKYEEPNAWRISRVRRRRN is encoded by the exons ATGGATGAAGTTGCGAAATTAGAACACCTTTCTTTGGTGTCAAAGGTTTGTACAGAGCTGGACAATCATTTAGGATTGAATGATAAAGATTTAG cTGAATTCATCATTGACATAGCTGACAAAAATCCTGCTTTTGACTCTTTCAAGAAGGCACTTATTGAAAATGGAGCAGAATTTTCAGATTCCTTTATGACTAACTTGTTACGTATCATACAGCATATGAAACCTAGCAACACAACACAGAAAGCTGAGACTAGTCAAGAACATTCAAATCCACTTGCCAATAAGTTTCCAGGACTGGCTATCCCTAATGAGAAGCCTCCCAAATTTTCTTCAGATGAAGAAAGTGAGGAAGAAGATGAGAAGTCAACCAAAAGACTGACAGCTAAAGAAATATTCAAAGAGGAGTCAAAAGCTGATATAAGTGACTCAGTGGTTGATCAAGCAATGGCGGAGCTAGAAGCATTAGCTCCATCACAAGGTGGTCCTGGGAAAGAATCCAAAAAAGACATTCCTAAGGAAGATATAAAAAAGAGGGAAAGAAGCCACAGTAGAGACCGCAAAGATGTTAGTAGGAGAAGGGAAAGATCCAGAGAGAGAGATAGGGATAGAAAAAGCAGGCGTAGCAGGAGTAGAGACAAGAGAAGTAGTAGTAGGGATAGGAGGAGTCGCAGTAGAGACAGGAGAAGTCGCAGCAGAGGCCGCAGGAGTAGAAGTCGTAACAGGGACAGAGATAGAAGGAAGAGGTCCAGGAGCCGCCCCACATCCAGTCGTCACAGGTCTAGAGACAGGCAAAGAAGATCCAAGTCTAGAGGAAGGACATCTCCATCCAGAGGAAGATCATCTCCAGCTCGAGGCAAGAGGTCTCCGTCTAGAGAAAGGGAACATAAATATGACTATGGCAAGAAGTCCAGGAAGAGGAGTCCTGAGGTTGAGATGAGTGATGATCCTGAACCAGGGAAG ATCTACAACGGGCGAGTGGCAAACATAGTACCATTTGGATGCTTTGTACAAATAGAGGGAGTGAGGAAGAGGTGGGAAGGTTTGGTACATATCTCACAGCTGCGGTCAGAGGGCAGAGTGACCAATGTCTCTGATGTTGTCAATAGAGGGGACAAAGTTAAG GTCAAAGTAATATCAGTGACTGGACAGAAAGTATCTCTCACCATGAAGGATGTGTGTCAAGAAACTGGCAAAGATCTGAATCCAACATCACATGCACATTTGGAG GCTGAACGCGAAGGTCGTAATCCCGATCGCCCCCCACCGAACGCCACAGTGTTAGCTGGTCTCCAGGGAGGCCTGGACCCTGATGAAGACTCAAGTCGAAAGAGAGTCACCAGGATCTCCAGTCCTGAGAGATGGGAGATTAAACAG ATGATATCATCAGGAGTAATAGATAAAAGCGAGCTACCCGACTTTGACGAGGAAACAGGTCTGCTACCAAAAGACGAAGACGGCGAAGCTGATATCGAGATTGAACTCGTTGAAGAAGAACCTCCTTTCTTACAAGGACATGGCCGTGCTCTACACGACCTGTCGCCAGTCAGGATTGTCAAGAACCCTGACGGTTCTCTCGCTCAAGCCGCCATGATGCAGTCTGCTCTATCTAAGGAGAGGAGGGAACAGAAGATGATACAAAGAGAACAAGAAATGGAGTCCTTACCCATGGGTCTGAACAAGAACTGGATAGATCCCCTCCCAGAAAGCGACGGTAGAGCATTAGCTGCCAACATGAGAGGTACTGGCATAACTCCTCAAGATTTACCAGAGTGGAAGAAGCATGTCATTGGCGGGAAGAAGTCTTCATTTGGCAAGAAGACGAACTTGTCGCTTTTAGAACAAAGGCAGTCGCTGCCTATTTATAAGCTGAGAGACGAGTTGACTAAG GCCGTAGCCGACAACCAAATCCTCATAGTAATCGGGGAGACAGGGTCCGGTAAGACGACACAGATCACCCAATATTTAGCGGAGTGTGGTCTAACAGCTCGCGGCAAGATCGCGTGCACGCAGCCGCGTCGTGTGGCCGCCATGTCCGTCGCTAAGCGTGTCGCTGAAGAGTTCGGATGTCGCCTCGGGCAGGAGGTCGGGTATACTATCCGTTTTGAAGATTGTACCAGTCCTGAAACGGTTATCAA GTACATGACAGACGGTATGTTGCTCCGCGAGTGCCTCATGGACCTGGACTTGAAGACGTACTCCGTCATCATGTTGGACGAGGCTCACGAGCGCACCATCCACACGGACGTACTCTTCGGACTACTCAAGCAGGCCGTCCAGAAACGACCAGAACTCAAACTGATCGTTACCTCAGCTACTTTAGACGCTGTCAAGTTCTCACAGTACTTCTTCGAAGCACCCATCTTTACCATCCCTGGTCGAACCTTCCCGGTCGAAGTTTTGTACACCAAAGAACCTGAGACGGATTATCTTGATGCATCCCTCATAACTGTGATGCAGATACATTTGAGAGAGCCTCCCGGGGATATTTTGCTGTTCTTAACTGGTCAAGAAGAAATTGACACCGCGTGCGAGATTCTGTACGAGAGAATGAAGTCTCTAGGTCCGGATGTACCAGAGCTGATCATCTTACCGGTGTACTCAGCGCTGCCTTCCGAAATGCAGACGCGTATCTTCGAGCCTGCCCCTCCCGGCTCCAGGAAAGTCGTCATAGCTACCAATATTGCGGAAACATCGCTGACTATCGACGGAATTTATTATGTTGTCGATCCTGGATTTGTGAAGCAGAAAGTTTATAATTCGAAGACTGGGATGGACTCTTTGGTTGTGACGCCTATTTCACAA GCAGCGGCAAAACAGCGGGCGGGTCGTGCCGGGCGGACGGGCCCGGGCAAGTGCTACCGACTGTACACGGAGCGAGCCTACAGGGACGAAATGTTACCCACACCGGTGCCTGAAATACAGCGCACCAACCTCGCCACCACT GTGCTGCAGTTAAAGACGATGGGTATCAACGACCTGCTACACTTCGACTTCATGGACGCGCCGCCCGTGGAGTCGCTCATCATGGCGCTGGAACAACTGCACTCACTGTCCGCTCTCGATTCTGAAGGACTACTCACCAGGCTGGGCCGCAGG ATGGCCGAATTCCCTCTCGAACCGAACTTATCAAAGATCTTAATCATGTCAGTTGCCCTGCAATGTTCTGACGAGATCCTCACCATAGTTTCAATGCTGAGCGTTCAAAACGTGTTCTACCGTCCCAAAGACAAGCAAGCGCTGGCTGATCAGAAAAAAGCTAAGTTTAACCAGCCAGAAGGTGATCATCTGACGTTACTGGCTGTTTATAATAGTTGGAGGAATAATAAGTTCTCTAACGCATGGTGCTATGAGAACTTCGTGCAGATACGTACGCTAAAGAGAGCACAGGATGTTCGGAAACAGCTGCTGGGAATTATGGATAG ACACAAACTGGATGTGGTGTCCGCGGGCAAGAACACAGTTCGTATCCAGAAGACGATATGTTCCGGTTTCTTCAGGAACGCCGCTAAGAAGGATCCGCAAGAGGGGTACAGAACTCTCGTCGACAGCCAAGTAGTTTACATACATCCTTCTAGCGCGCTCTTTAATAGGCAACCTGAATG GGTCATCTACCACGAGCTCGTCCAAACTACGAAGGAGTACATGCGCGAAGTGACCACCATCGATCCTAAGTGGCTGGTGGAGTTCGCGCCAGCATTCTTCAAGTTCTCCGACCCTACCAAACTGTCCAAATTCAAGAAGAACCAGAGATTGGAGCCGCTGTACAACAAATATGAAGAACCCAACGCTTGGAGAATATCTAGAGTTCGCAGGAGAAGGAATTAG
- the LOC124631290 gene encoding mitochondrial E3 ubiquitin protein ligase 1 — protein MDFFSEVIGETVILGIDSLILGFCVKQLSKCKHILNALQTAPVLDIDQTLNKEINKYSNNTIPYVVIRGLVKPLGNPITSNYNNSVTGVVQRLTIKEHVIARTSAGFWSDQTRTIHEVCNSTPFVLSNGKYSIEVVDALAAELLDMDVISDKFEPMSPGVIDHVWGFFSGVRQRGLQTMEEMLRDGSYITAIGELSRSSSGEMKIQPPKDGLPLYLTTATKSTLLKRLASSRDFLRVLLILFGTVAAAASFRMAYKYMKRRKRRAIEDSMKKQLAAGRRERRAHAREKNLTEVQLCVVCTENPKEIILLPCGHVCLCEDCSDNIKDYCPICRERIDSRAPAFIT, from the exons ATGGACTTCTTTTCGGAAGTTATCGGCGAAACAGTGATCCTTGGAATAGACAGTCTTATTTTGGGGTTTTGTGTGAAACAGCTGAGTAAATGTAAACATATCCTGAATGCCTTACAG ACCGCTCCAGTTCTGGACATAGACCAGACATTAAACAAAGAAATCAACAAGTACTCCAACAACACCATCCCGTATGTGGTGATCAGGGGACTGGTGAAGCCTCTGGGCAACCCCATCACAAGCAACTATAACAACTCCGTCACCGGTGTGGTACAGAG ATTGACTATCAAAGAGCATGTGATAGCGAGGACATCGGCAGGCTTCTGGTCAGACCAGACTCGCACAATACATGAGGTGTGCAACTCCACACCTTTTGTGCTCAGCAATGGAAAGTACAGCATTGAGGTGGTGGATGCTCTCGCTGCAGAGTTACTTG ACATGGACGTCATATCAGATAAGTTTGAGCCAATGTCACCTGGCGTCATAGACCATGTATGGGGGTTCTTCTCTGGCGTCCGGCAACGAGGTCTCCAGACCATGGAGGAGATGTTGAGGGACGGCTCTTACATCACGGCTATAGGAGAGCTCAGCCGAAGCAGCAGTGGTGAAATGAAAATACAGCCACCCAAGGATGGCCTACCCTTATACCTGACAACAGCTACCAAATCAACTTTACTGAAACGCCTTGCTAGTTCAAGAGACTTTTTGAG GGTACTTCTTATATTATTCGGCACGGTAGCTGCGGCGGCATCGTTCCGCATGGCATATAAGTACATGAAGCGTCGCAAGCGCCGTGCGATCGAAGATTCCATGAAGAAACAGCTCGCGGCCGGCCGCCGGGAGCGACGGGCGCATGCGCGAGAGAAGAACCTAACTGAAGTGCAGCTGTGTGTAGTTTGCACAGAAAATCCGAAAGAG ATTATCCTTCTCCCATGCGGCCATGTGTGTCTCTGTGAGGACTGCTCAGACAACATCAAGGACTATTGCCCCATTTGTCGCGAAAGGATAGACTCCAGAGCGCCAGCATTCATCACGTAG
- the LOC124631288 gene encoding cytoplasmic tRNA 2-thiolation protein 1, with product MPIPCRRNCGKNAVLKRPKTGDALCKECFFWAFETEIHYTITKAELFKKGDSVAIGASGGKDSTVLAYVLKTLNQRYNYGLNLMLLSIDEGITGYRDDSLETVKQNRDDYEMPLKILSYKDLYGWTMDEIVAQIGRKNNCTFCGVFRRQALDRGAAMLGVKCIATGHNADDIAETVLMNVLRGDIARLKRCTAIATGSEGSIPRVKPLKYTYEKEIVMYAHYKKLVYFSTECVFAPNAYRGHARALLKDMEKIRPACIMDIIYSGETMSVKEQVSLPTQRICSRCKFVSSQKVCKACVLLEGLNKGLPKLGIGKSSKAKRMLDEYNAKQAQNGTDTLQDAIKDLNDTDSIAVPKAKAVVKSKNKANKENTSSNASCNKNNCCGGSCKSKTSVDPETSNKKLDMLLEQYGLDESSSTEKHSSNHEVNGVNDDNGSDHSDDETPFTAQDDDDTCGGTCGGVGSLQIAF from the exons ATGCCTATCCCGTGCCGAAGGAATTGTGGAAAGAATGCAGTTTTAAAA cgACCCAAAACTGGCGATGCTCTCTGCAAGGAATGCTTTTTCTGGGCATTTGAAACGGAAATCCATTACACCATAACAAAAGCAGAATTGTTCAAGAAAGGCGATTCTGTTGCAATCGGTGCGTCTGGTGGAAAGGACTCGACTGTACTTGCGTACGTCCTCAAGACATTAAATCAAAGGTATAATTATGGCTTGAACCTCATGCTGCTGTCTATAGATGAAGGGATCACAGGCTACAGAGATGACAGTCTTGAAACAGTTAAACAGAACCGGGATGATTATGAAATGCCTTTAAAAATACTGTCGTACAAAGACTTGTACGGCTGGACTATGGATGAAATAGTGGCTCAGATAGGCAGGAAGAACAACTGTACTTTCTGTGGGGTGTTCAGGAGGCAGGCTCTGGACAGAGGGGCTGCTATGCTGGGGGTGAAGTGTATTGCAACTGGACACAATGCTGATGATATAGCTGAGACTGTGCTCATGAATGTTCTCAGAGGAGACATTGCAAGGTTAAAGAGGTGTACAGCTATAGCTACT GGCAGTGAAGGCTCAATACCAAGAGTGAAGCCCCTCAAGTACACATACGAGAAGGAGATAGTAATGTATGCACATTACAAGAAGCTGGTGTACTTCTCCACGGAGTGTGTGTTTGCTCCCAATGCATACAGAGGACATGCTCGAGCACTCCTCAAGGATATGGAGAAGATCAGGCCGGCTTGTATCATGGACATCATCTACTCAG GTGAAACAATGTCAGTAAAGGAACAAGTCTCTCTCCCCACACAAAGGATATGCAGTCGCTGCAAGTTTGTCTCATCGCAGAAGGTGTGCAAGGCATGTGTCCTCCTTGAAGGATTAAACAAAGGCTTGCCTAAGCTCGGTATAGGAAAGAGTTCTAAAGCAAAGAGGATGCTTGATGAGTACAATGCTAAACAGGCACAGAATGGAACTGATACACTACAGGATGCTATTAAAGATTTGAATGATACAGATAGTATAGCAGTACCGAAAGCTAAGGCAgtagttaaaagtaaaaataaggCCAACAAAGAGAATACAAGCAGTAATGCCTCatgtaataaaaacaactgttgtGGAGGAAGCTGTAAAAGTAAAACAAGTGTTGATCCAGAAACTAGTAATAAGAAACTTGACATGCTCCTTGAACAGTATGGTTTAGATGAGAGTTCTAGTACAGAGAAACATTCAAGTAACCATGAGGTAAATGGAGTGAACGATGACAATGGTTCAGATCATTCTGATGATGAGACTCCATTCACTGctcaggatgatgatgacacatGTGGAGGCACGTGTGGTGGAGTAGGATCACTACAAATAGCCTTCTGA